The DNA region CCACAATGCCACACCCGTAGCAGCGCGAAGCAAAGTCGCAATCCGCCTTCCAACGACAGGCAAAGTAAGTTACTAAAGCACTAGGTAGAGGTTCCCGCCCGTACGTGAATTGGCGAAAGATGCATCACGGAGGATCGAGGCGGGGGCGCAGAGGGGTTAGTGTCTCTTTTATGAGCTCTCTGCGCTCCGCGTCTCCAACTGGATATGAGCCATCGATTCACGCGGAAAGTGTTTTGCCACTATCGGCCTTGGCGCTGGCAGTCAGCGCACTAGGTTTGATATTGGAAGTCTTGCTGCGGTTTCTGCCGGTGCTGGATTACACCTATCCGATGCCGGTAAACGAGCAAAACCCCGTGGCTCGTAACCTGCCCAATCGCAATCTCACCTATTCAGCCGGATGGCGCTTGGAGAACCACAACAAGGTTCGCGTCAACAACGACGGCTTCATTAACGACCAAGACTATTATGAGCATGCGCTGCTGCCGCTGGTGGCCGTCGTCGGCGACTCTTACATTGAAGCATTGATGGTGCCTTTCGCGCAAACCCTGCAAGGCCGGCTGGCCGACACCTTGCGCGCGAAGTTGCGGGTCTACAGTTTTGGCTTTTCCGGAGCACCGCTGAGCCAGTACCTCGTCTGGGCGCGCTACGCTAGCGAGAAATACAAAAATGACTTTCTCATCATCAATGTGGTGGCCAACGATTTCAACGAGAGCCTGCTCAAATACAAAAACCGAGCTGGCGCCAGTTACTATGCTCCCGACGACAATGGTAACCTACGTTTAACCCGCCTCGACTATACCTCGACGCGCTATCGCTTGGCTTTCAAGAGCGCTTTAGTGCGCTACCTGCTCTTGAATCTTGGCGTGGCGGAGATTCGGCAGAGGATTCATGCGTTTTGGGCAGCGCCCTCCGACTACGTCGGCAACACCTTGGCCGTGGTTTCCGCCGACGTGATCGAGGATTCGACGCGCGCCATCGATGCTTTTTTTCGCGACCTGCCAACCTACAGCGGACTGCCAAAGCAGCGTGTGCTCTTGCTGGTCGACGCCATGCGGCCGCAAATTTATGACCCCATCGCACTCCGCGATGCTGAGACATCGTACTATGGGCAAATGCGGCGGGAGTTCATCAGCAAGGGCTTAAGCGCCGGATATGCGGTTGTCGATCTTCAACCCATGTTCATCGAGCATTTCGCCCGTGAATCACAGCGGTTCGAATATCCAAACGACGGGCATTGGAATCCCATCGGCCATGGCGTTGCGGCCACTGCGGTTGCACAATCCTCTGTATTCAAAGACTTCCAGATTGACATTGGCAGCTGAAACGTCGAGAACCGTCAGGTTCTCATCTCTTTACAATTTGCCCCGGTCCCGGATCTTTCATCTCAGCTCCGGGGTTTTTTCATGAACCGGCTATTTTTGGAAGGCGGCTTTGAGCATCGGTTCGAGCTCGCCGCGCTGATGCAACTCATGGAGTATGTCACAGCCGCCGACGAACTTGCCGTCGATATAAATTTGCGGAATCGTCGGCCAATTGGAGTAGCGCTTGATGCCCTCGCGCACCGCCGGGTCGGCCAGCACATCTTCGCTGGCGAAGGGAAAGCCGTAGGATTTGAGGATTTCCACCGTGTGCGCCGAAAAGCCGCACTGCGGAAAATCCGGCGTTCCCTTCATGTAGAGCATCACTTTGTTGTTTTTGACCTTGTCGTCGATCTTGGAAAAGACTTCTTCAGCCATAATTATCTATCTCCTTGGTTAGGCGCCCAATTTTTCCCACTGCACTGGACTATAGGTCTTTAACGCTAGCGCATGGATGCGCTGGTCCGCCAACGGCTCTTTCAGCGCGTCGTTCACCATCCGATGCTGTTCGAGCAAGCCCTTGCCGTCAAAGGCCGGCGAAACGATGATCAACTGCCAATGATCGCCGCCACCGGTGAGGTCCTGGGTTTCGATCAATTGCACCGGCAGGCTCTTGCCGACGATCTGTTTTATCTCTTCAGGTGTAATCCCCATGGCAAAACCTTACCGGCAAGCGGGTCACGGTTCAAGGATCGGGTGCCGCCGCGCGAATTGCGCGCCAGACTCTGAGAACGCTGAACGACTATCCCTCGGGCCCGAGGAAATCGGGGCGAACCATGCGTAGCATGGCGCGCATGTCGGCGCGCAGTTCATCGAGTGTCGGCCGGCCAAGATACCAATAGCCGTTGTATAGATTATGAATCGTTAGATCGGGCAGCAGCGAAAACGTGTGCGGCATGGCGGTCACACCCTGCGTCTTCGAGGTTTCCGTCATGTCGAGCAGGGTGACGACTTTGCGATCTTGATCGCTCAAGAACGGGTATTTGGCACCCAGTCCGGTGCGAAAGGCGTCGTTGACGATCGGCGCATCGACGCTGCATACCGCTAGTTTGCAATAGTTCACCGCCAGCTCTTCTTGAAGTTCAACGTAGTGGCGCAACTGCACCTGGCATTTCCCTCACCAGTAGCCACGATAAAATGTCAGGATAAAGGGGAATTTCCCCACTAATGAAGACAGCTTGACCGCCTGTCCATCCTGATCCGGCAGCTCAATGTCAGGGAACTTCTGGCCGATTTTCAGGTTCATCGTCGCACCTCCGTGTCGATTATTTGCCTGGAGGAAAAACTACTGGTAGCGCCGGCCAAGCTCAGTGAAGAAACCGTCTTTCTCCAATTGCTGCAGCAAGCTTAGGTCGACGAACTGTTCCGGCTTAGCGTTTTTTGCCTGCGCAATGGTCGGCGCCACCTCGTCGAGCAAATACTGGATGCCTTTCAAGGTGGGATAGGGCCGCTTGGATACGCGCTTGACGAACCACTCGTAGGTCGCATCGAGCACGTCCGGCTCATTGGTGCGCATGTACTTGGCGGCGATGCGCCTGGACTCCTCTTTATTCTTGCCGATAAAGTGAATCGCCTCGACATAGGAACGGAGCGCGCTCAGCGCCGTGGCGCGCTGACTCTTGATAAAGCCGCGCGAGGTGGCAAAGCCATTGCCCTGCACTTCGATGCCCAGCTCGAGCATGTCGAAGACTTCGACCAACCCTTGACGCCGCGCCCGCGGCGTTTCCGATGGCGTAAGAATCGTGGCGTCGATGCGCCCGGTATCGACCGCCGCCAACCGTTCCATCGTCGGCCCCGCCACCACCAGCGCAACATCCTTGGTCGGTTCAAGACTAAACCGCTTCAGCAATATCAGCGCAGCATTGTGGGATGCCGAGCCGAAGCCGCTGACACCGAGCCGCTTGCCTTTGAGCTGTTCGACCCGGCTCATGCCAGGTTTGGCCACCACCGAATAGTTGTAGGAAGACTCCGACGACGCGATCAGCACGACGTCGTGGCCCTGTAGTCCCGCTTGGACGACCGTGCCGATGTTGACAATCGGCGGATCGCCGGCCACCAGTGCCTGGGTCGCCATCTGACCGCCGCGAAAAAAGATCACTTCGGCATCAAGGCCATGGCGGCGAAAAATGCCGGCGTCCTTGGCGATCCAGATATGAATTTGATTATAGGAGATGGCCGGATAGCCTATCTTGATCTTCTTCAGCTCCTGCGCCTCCGTAACGGCGCACAACAGCCACAGAGCAAGGAATGGGACGGCGATCAACAAATGCTTCATTTTTTGTTTTTAGTTGGTGGATTTTGCGGCGCGTTGCTGGGAACGTCTGGAACGCCAAAGGGGCTGCTTATGAACGCTGAAGTATCGACTTTTTCGCCACCGCCTTTCCTTTCCAACGCACCCATGCGTTTTTCGAGCGCTTCGATGCGGGTTTGGGTGCGTGAGAGCTGACGTTCAACGATTTCCACCACCGAAGCAGTCGTCCCCCAAGTGCTGTACCCAATCAGCACACCTAAGCCGACGGCAAGCAGCACGCTCGCGACCATGAGGAGATAGGGAACTCTCCTCTCCACGCTCTTTCGTTTTCGCCACGGCATAGTTTGTCCGATCTCTACCCGGATTAGCCCTCCAGGTCAATTCTTGGCGACCGGGCTTCCAACGACCTGCCGTGAACGCCCGCCGCTTTGTCTGAGGCCAAATAAACGAAGATTTCGCCAAGGGTTTCCGGCATCGGCAGGGTCAGCGGGTCTTCGTCGGGGTACGCGGCGGCGCGCATGGCGGTGCGCGTGGCGCCCGGGTTGACCACATTCACCCGAACGCCGCTGCCCTTGAGCTCATCAGCCAACACTTGCGAAAAGCCTTCGACGCCAAATTTGGAAACCGCGTAGGCGCCCCAACGGGCCTTGCCCGTGCGTCCGACGCCGGAGCTAAGGTTGATAATCGAGCCCTGCCGCCGTGCCAGCATCGATCCCATAACCTCCCGGGTCATCAAAAATAACCCGGTGAGGTTGACGTCGATCACCTGCTGCCAAGCGCGCTCGGGATATTCGGCGATTGGCACGCGCGGCCCGAGGATGCTCGCATTGTTCACCAAAACATCGACGGCGCCAAAGCGCACCTGCGCGGCCGCGACGATGCGCTGCACGTCGGCGATTTGGCTGATGTCACCCGCCGCGCCGTCAATCTCACCGCCCACGCCACGGATCTCATCGATGGCTGACGCGAGATCATGAGGCCCGCGCGCGCAGATAAACACCCGCGCGCCTGCTTCGACATAGCGGCGCGCAATCGCTTTGCCAATGCCGCGGCTGGCGCCGGTTAACAACGCCACCTTGCCTTTTAAACGCTCGATATCTTCGTTCGCCATAGTAGACCTGCTATAACAATTTAACTCACACTTCCCGACTCATGAAAACCTATCAACGC from Deltaproteobacteria bacterium includes:
- the grxD gene encoding Grx4 family monothiol glutaredoxin — encoded protein: MAEEVFSKIDDKVKNNKVMLYMKGTPDFPQCGFSAHTVEILKSYGFPFASEDVLADPAVREGIKRYSNWPTIPQIYIDGKFVGGCDILHELHQRGELEPMLKAAFQK
- a CDS encoding BolA family transcriptional regulator is translated as MGITPEEIKQIVGKSLPVQLIETQDLTGGGDHWQLIIVSPAFDGKGLLEQHRMVNDALKEPLADQRIHALALKTYSPVQWEKLGA
- a CDS encoding redoxin domain-containing protein, whose protein sequence is MQLRHYVELQEELAVNYCKLAVCSVDAPIVNDAFRTGLGAKYPFLSDQDRKVVTLLDMTETSKTQGVTAMPHTFSLLPDLTIHNLYNGYWYLGRPTLDELRADMRAMLRMVRPDFLGPEG
- a CDS encoding redoxin domain-containing protein, whose product is MNLKIGQKFPDIELPDQDGQAVKLSSLVGKFPFILTFYRGYW
- a CDS encoding ABC transporter substrate-binding protein; translated protein: MKHLLIAVPFLALWLLCAVTEAQELKKIKIGYPAISYNQIHIWIAKDAGIFRRHGLDAEVIFFRGGQMATQALVAGDPPIVNIGTVVQAGLQGHDVVLIASSESSYNYSVVAKPGMSRVEQLKGKRLGVSGFGSASHNAALILLKRFSLEPTKDVALVVAGPTMERLAAVDTGRIDATILTPSETPRARRQGLVEVFDMLELGIEVQGNGFATSRGFIKSQRATALSALRSYVEAIHFIGKNKEESRRIAAKYMRTNEPDVLDATYEWFVKRVSKRPYPTLKGIQYLLDEVAPTIAQAKNAKPEQFVDLSLLQQLEKDGFFTELGRRYQ
- a CDS encoding SDR family oxidoreductase, with the translated sequence MANEDIERLKGKVALLTGASRGIGKAIARRYVEAGARVFICARGPHDLASAIDEIRGVGGEIDGAAGDISQIADVQRIVAAAQVRFGAVDVLVNNASILGPRVPIAEYPERAWQQVIDVNLTGLFLMTREVMGSMLARRQGSIINLSSGVGRTGKARWGAYAVSKFGVEGFSQVLADELKGSGVRVNVVNPGATRTAMRAAAYPDEDPLTLPMPETLGEIFVYLASDKAAGVHGRSLEARSPRIDLEG